Sequence from the Ostrea edulis chromosome 8, xbOstEdul1.1, whole genome shotgun sequence genome:
CTCAAATACTTCAGAGATGGATGGCGAGCTGTTGAGTGCGATCATGAAGAGGATTTCATTATGCCAAACGGCATTCaggattttgttgttgtaacTGGACATGTTGGTAataacacagtgtatatatagaatCTATGATCTTTGCTGCCTCTAAATTGAAACacatattatacaaatattgacTGGGGTTGAGGTCAACATTGATAATGTTAGCCCCAAAGGGACAAAATATTGCCCAACGCAGAGCCCTAAACCCCAGTCAATATTTGTTCTgttatatgaaaaacaaaacgaaacAATGATATAGTATTTAGTTACCATTCATAAACATTCAACATACAAGTAATTGGAAACAAATTCATCTAAATGAGGTAAATAGTTTGTGTCCCATGCATTATCTGCAATTTGAGTGATTTCTTTAATTCTTgcttaaggtaattccccataccacatcttaatattgaaaaacctacagatttctatcaaaattcgcatgtattttgtcgaggatgtatattgaccaaattcccgaagaaaaatatgttcagcggcctttcccagagtacagccacttctaaaaatagaacacatcaCTTTAAAACAAGCAGTCTTAACATACACACATTTTAAGGCACTGTCTTTATCTAAAtgatagaaatatgtttctttcatatgaattaaagaaaatgtattgcatttgactattttcaataatttttcatctactGAACCATGCTCTTGGTTTCTAGGTGATGAAAATGCGCATATAGTAGTCAAATTTTGACTAACCATAGCCTACCATATCCAGaaatttgtgttttcaaaaaccttcagattttttaaacatttcaatatgttttacctttacACTCCAGCAATCATTTGACCTAAGAAGTAGATAGGGTATCGGATAATTTGAGAGCCCAATGATCCCATCTAGgttaaaaaccttgaaaaaacGCATATTAGAAAATGGTGTCTAAAATTCCTATCTCTGCAAACATGTTTCATTCACcatttacattactaaattaccatttcaagaaatatcaCAGGCtagtttttgaaaaacagtttaaaacattaaagcttCAAATAACTCAAAACCACTTTCATTGATTGCCGTAAGCTTTAGGGATCGGGCTTGAAGTTAGAAAAATCCTAACTTTACTATGGAGCTTAGCCTACATCACATGAACACTGACATGACGTAacaatagatgaaaaaataaaattatgtcgTCAGATCTAGTTGGAACAAAGTAATGTAGATCAGactgatttttacaatttttaacttttattcagagaatgctaacctatgctcaaattacaaattttaggaaattcatctttttaaaaacacacgAATTCTGACATGTCCCATGAAAAATACTTGTATTGACTCCCATTGGGAATGTCTTTTCAAAGTGCCAAACTGTGGTAATTTTTTGTGGTAACTAAAAATATTAACACTCAggatcaagaaaatgtaaaaaataaaattataaaagtattcttttacttttaatttcatttttttaaaaacggttgCTAACATCACATTTTTATGACGGAACACTTGACGGAAAATGACATTagcaattaataaatattctgTTTACTAAACaagttatgaaattatttaactACATGGCTTTATTAATGAAAGGTTTAAATGTAATTTATATACATTACATCGAGACCAATGTTTGTTGTGCTTTAATAATGACCCAGAatcttttattttctgtcaATGCTAATGTCAGTTCTGGACGGAACTTTTTTTATGCTGATGTTATTGTTTGACGGAACAAAACTTTGTGGAACTTTTTCACAGTGATGTAAATCATGATAGACTATAAATAGTTTCCCATGACGAGTTTTTATTGCAATAAAATAGTCTTTGAATTCATAAACCGGTAGTTTGACGTACGATTTAGTACAAATAGAACGATTTCTTATGCTAACGTCACATGTTGCTACCGTCAGTAATTTTGACAGAAAGTCTATCGcttgaagttttacataagtCTAGATACCTCATTCACTCAACCTGCCATGCAATTGGAAAATCCCATTACAAAGCCCCTTGCAGGGAGAGTTGTAATAATAACAGAGAACCACAACTCTTACAAGGGTTTGGTAAAGAAGTGTGCTAATGTCACATTGTGCCGAGTAGAATTTGACAGAATGATGTTAGACCAAATATCACTGTAATTTCTTAAGTcagatattttgtttaaagaagATAAAATATGTTCCACAATTAGATTATGACTTTTAATACTTAATTccagaaaaataatcaaagcaAATTGTTTTACAGTACATCTCTATGTACATGTGTCCATTAGTGCTAACGTCAGTATGTTTGACAGAACGAAAGTTACAAAAACTGTTTACTTTGAATTTacttttgtataatttgttttcataaatagtttgcaatttttttataaagattaaGTAAAAGTACATACATTTTATGTTACATTTTTTCGCCCCTTGTTTTCTTATATAAGTTGAAATAAAGTACCCGAGAATTTGGGTACCACTTCTCACGGGATTTAATTCTGTCaatttttctcatattttgaacattcatataccaaaataattttaacaatttatctgtggcaaaatatttttgattttataattaaCTCTAGTCCATTCAAGTTTGTAATTAACAACATTCTTTACTTTTTAAGCATATTTATCTTTAAATACGGAGGGGAAAAAATTAACTGacatttatgctaatttggtggAATATGTCTTCTGCATTCCTCGCCCCCTTGGTATTTTTTAGTTCCTGgtagtttttaacaatacgataCAGCCATGCGATGTGATTGTTAACGACATGTAAGTACCGCGTACATTCCGAGACgttttaatcaaaacatcaatGAAGGTCATGTCCGGCCAGAaaagtgttttagataaaagaaaattacattacaacacCCATGATCCATACTGTGCGTACAAGAAAACAAACGTAATACACCTAGGCCTAGAGATATAGGGCCTAAATATGAATCTGTCAGCGTATGATCTAAATTGAACACCCTGGAATAATTAGACACAACAGAGATATAATGCACATACTACaagaatatgtacatttattatgGATTCGGAGGGCCTCAAAAGcaatttttctaaataaatataaaaaatttgcaAGGGGGTTACAATGTCATATAGCTTTATATCATGCATGTAGGCCTGCAAGTATTTTATATAGATCATGACGACATCTATTGTATTCTTTcaggtttaaataaattataaggaaaacaTGACAAAAATATGTGACTGTCAGTACACGTAGCAcacaaaaatttgcattttgtcAGTTGTATAGGAGATTCGATATTTCTACCCGTCATTGATGatcagaaatcacacaaaagAAATGGCCTACAGTAGATGCATTGAAACTTGACAACAAGATTTAacatcataatctgtaatatttgcagaaatctcACGGGAATTACTAAAAGACTGTGTGTCATAACGCAATGTGTATGAAGAGGGCTTGTTCGTATTATTGTGAttcgtttgttgttgtttttgaattctaattttttgttgtttgctttcaaacaatcaATCCTAATACGGTCTACAACATTCACCAAAATGCCGTCGGGTTCGTTGAATGTGTGATAACGTTCGTGAATCGTGAATAACAtttctaacgttatttgacgTGGTATGGGCAATTACCTTAAATTGTAGTTGGTTGTAAAATTACAGTTTTTTTAAACAATCTCAAAATCGCCGCTTTCCATTCTCAGAACCCCGATTAGAAAAGAAAAGCAAGAGGTCAAAGAaaactttgttttgaaaactCGTAGAGTTGTTTGTGAACAAATGCATTTTTCTCAGTCTTCCTCCGATATAACttcttcatattttgttttgtctttTCCTTCACGTTTTATTTTCACTAAACATGCTTTGAAAACTTCATTGGCCCTTTTGAAATCCTGATCATTAATGACATAAATACCTTTGATTTTCATAAGTCATTTAATGTTGTCTTCGATTCTTTTCgtatttatatacacatgtaattcagggctcgaaattaacatacacatgtatacctgtcagtctgtgactggttatacatctggcggactgactgacatttgttttgttttagtcagtccgatggaactggtcaattttctaaatcgtcattttgaaaaatactgATGGAATCTTAAAtacacatttggcattcctctgtagatatcagactgACCAGATTAGTAAATAAAAATCtcacataagtgttacaatattgtctgaggtatatcaagttaaattccgttattttatttgaatataaaCATAAACGAAACATGTTTGGTTATTTCTGAAAACctctggtggactggtaaatatttctgtggactggttgaaattataccctatcagtccagctggactggtgacataagaagttagtttcaagccctgtaatTTACAAATATCATTCATTTATGTTTCAGATAGAACTCGACAAATACTGAGCAACACATCGCTTGCCACACAAGTGACTAGCACGTTTAGAAATCGATGTGCATTCCCATCAACAGTTACGTATAGCTCACGGTCACCACCCTTCAAGAGAATCCCAAAGAAGAAACACGAGAAAGAGAAAGCTGCAGGGAAACAGTTGTCAAAGACatacaaagttttgtttttaaaaagaatgcaTTTACCCACAAATTTCAGGAAGGAAAACATTTTAGAAGAAGGAATCAAAAAAATATGTCAAAATGATGATGATACTCTGATACTTAGTAACTTGAAAGCCTTGTTAGGGACGGGGATATATGTTTCAGAAAGTACCAAACTAGAAATACTGTCATATGCATCTAAGAGGCTATCCATTCCCCATGTAGCCCCTGGATTTTCTTGGAATGGAGAGGAAATAAAGGCCAATGTGGGCCAAGGGAAATTGTATGTGATGGTATCGAGCAATGAGGTTAGAATGTTATATCCATTTATAAAGTGAATATAAAggaattttcaataaatttcatttaattgtcgCAGTTAGACATACAGTGGCATTTTAGAAACAAAACTATCTGCACTTTGTAGACAGTTTCTTAgaatagaaaatattcaaagttttaaattatattcaaagAAAGTACATGTGCATATATGTTTATGAACATTTTGATGTATGATAGCTTCTTCCTCCTTTTATTCAGGAAACGTTAAGCGACTCATCAAGCACAGACAGTTTACCAGATCTTGATCTGGGGGGTTCAAGAAAAGAGgtgaaaattttattattattttcaccttttgtTATGATATATTGATTGACTGACCACATGCATAGAAAACAGAGGAACATAGATAACATTTATTAAAAAGAATAGATGTTTCATAATTAGAGAATTTAGAATCATGGGAACTATTTACTGTACATTAGTAATACACATTGtgacattgtaaaagatatttGCATTTTAGCTATATAAAATGGGTCCTTATAAAACAGCCATTTTTcataatcaaataaaacctACATGTTAAAGTAATATAgcactgatatatatatatatatatatatatatatatatatatatatatatatatattacagaaAATATTGCATCAAAATTCTTAAGGTGTTCAATACACAAGTTTCTAGATAAGTCCCAAGTTATTTctctttggagaactctcgtacacaGTAAGACGCAAAACAATTTCTTTACATGcaggagtgggacaaatatcaATCACTGCAGAAGTGAATGTGCTC
This genomic interval carries:
- the LOC125678799 gene encoding uncharacterized protein LOC125678799, producing the protein MEFVNVSEHPQGIPVKFPVRSGQKLSKRTLSSQFSGVIGLKYFRDGWRAVECDHEEDFIMPNGIQDFVVVTGHVDRTRQILSNTSLATQVTSTFRNRCAFPSTVTYSSRSPPFKRIPKKKHEKEKAAGKQLSKTYKVLFLKRMHLPTNFRKENILEEGIKKICQNDDDTLILSNLKALLGTGIYVSESTKLEILSYASKRLSIPHVAPGFSWNGEEIKANVGQGKLYVMVSSNEETLSDSSSTDSLPDLDLGGSRKEFI